In one Candidatus Obscuribacterales bacterium genomic region, the following are encoded:
- a CDS encoding DUF4079 domain-containing protein: MSESLSQLLEPIAAWFRSFGTPEPIVHWGHPLMMGIVVVAMGSAVGLSGWRGRSLEDGEEKVKSLDGHAKIAPLMTLFIILGYTGGILSLVMQQQPILESPHFWTGSVVILLLVTNGAIAATGFGKNKPGLRSAHAYLGSAALCIMVLHAALGLKLGLSI; this comes from the coding sequence ATGTCAGAGAGTTTGAGTCAACTACTAGAGCCGATCGCGGCTTGGTTTCGCAGCTTTGGCACCCCAGAGCCGATTGTGCATTGGGGACACCCCTTGATGATGGGCATTGTGGTGGTTGCTATGGGTAGCGCTGTGGGTCTCTCCGGCTGGCGGGGGCGATCGCTGGAGGATGGGGAAGAAAAAGTCAAAAGCCTGGATGGCCATGCCAAGATTGCTCCCTTGATGACGCTGTTTATCATCCTGGGCTACACCGGCGGCATTTTATCCCTGGTGATGCAGCAGCAGCCGATTCTCGAAAGCCCTCACTTTTGGACGGGATCAGTGGTGATTTTGCTCTTGGTGACCAATGGTGCGATCGCTGCCACGGGCTTTGGGAAGAATAAACCTGGGCTGCGATCGGCCCATGCCTATTTAGGCAGTGCTGCACTTTGCATCATGGTTCTGCACGCCGCGCTGGGGCTCAAGCTGGGGCTGTCCATCTAG